Proteins co-encoded in one Bubalus bubalis isolate 160015118507 breed Murrah chromosome 7, NDDB_SH_1, whole genome shotgun sequence genomic window:
- the LOC102396414 gene encoding CDKN2AIP N-terminal-like protein yields MVGGEAAAAVEELISGVRRATDFAEQFRSYSESEKQWKARMEFILRHLPDYRDPPDGGGRLDQLLSLSMVWANHLFLGCSYNKDLLDKVMEMADGIEVEDLPQFTTRSKLMKKHQS; encoded by the coding sequence ATGGTGGGTGGCGAGGCGGCCGCTGCCGTGGAGGAGCTAATCTCCGGTGTGCGGCGAGCGACTGACTTTGCTGAGCAGTTCCGCTCCTACTCGGAGAGCGAGAAGCAATGGAAGGCCCGCATGGAATTCATCCTGCGCCACCTGCCCGATTACCGCGATCCACCCGACGGTGGCGGCCGCCTGGACCAGCTGCTGTCCCTCTCCATGGTCTGGGCCAACCACCTCTTCCTGGGTTGCAGTTACAACAAAGACCTTTTAGACAAGGTGATGGAAATGGCTGATGGGATTGAAGTGGAAGACCTGCCACAGTTTACTACCAGaagtaaattaatgaaaaagcATCAAAGCTAA